From the genome of Pseudomonas putida:
CGCTAGTCCCGACTGGGTCGAGATCCTGACTTCAAGTGGCGAGATCGAGTTCATGAACGAAACCGGGCTACTCTTCCTGGCTACCCAGCTGGCGGATGTAAAAGGCCAGAGGTGGCAAGACTTGTGGCCCGAGGAGTCTCGCTCACTTGTTTGCGAGGCTATGGGAAAGGTCAGCAGCGGGGAAACCGCTCGATTCGAGGCCTATCACCCCATCTCTGCAGATGATCCAAAATGGTGGGACGTGACGGTGGCGCCGATCCTCGGAGTGGACGGCAAGGTCGAGCGAATGATTGCCGTATCGCGAGATATCACCGAGCGTCATCAATATGAAGCTCAATTGCTGTCGCTCATCGAGGCCCAGAATAGCAAGCAAAACCGAAGCGACCTCTATCTCGAAGAGATCCACCATCGCGTCAAGAACAGCCTTCACCTGGTAAACACACTACTCTTGCTGCAGGCCAATCTCACGCCTGATGCAGCGGTCAAATTGCAACTTGAAACCGCCGCAGGCCGAGTGGTGACCATTGCCACGGTTCACGAGCGGCTGTACCAAGCTGCCGAAGAACAAGAACTTCGTGCTCGTGACTACCTCACTGCTCTGCTGGGGGATCTGGGCAGGGCTTTGGCTGACCGGAAAATTGCGCTGGAGGCTGACGACTTCGTATTGCCTCCAGAAAGAATGGCGCCCTTGGGACTGGTGATTTCTGAACTGATCACGAATGCCCTCAAGTATGGCAAGGGCGACATTGAGGTGGCCGTCAAGCATGCCGGCGACCATGCGCTACTCACCGTCAGGGATGAGGGCGACGGCTTCCCTGATAATTATCCTAAGCCGACAGGTACAGGGCTTGGCATGCGATTGGTCAAAAGCTATTCCGGTTACGGTAGCGCGGCAGTGGAGGTTGATCGGCAGGATAGTAAAAGTTGTATCCATGTACGCTTCAAACTCTAGGCGCGCCTGCACACACCGATGGCACTTAGCCAAATGCGTATGGTCGTAATCAGGCTGATTCGAGACCTGGCATCATCATTGGAGGAGTAGGGTATGCGTAACTGGGGATGGCTGATGACTGCGGTAGGTTACGCTGGGCTTTCAGGAATGTTAGCCATAATCGGCGTTGCGGTTTCAGGGTTTCACAACCTCACTAGCGAGATGCTAGGGGTGAGCCTGTTGCTAGCGGCAGCGTCATTAGCGCTGGTGTTCGTTGGTGGTCGTCTTCGAGCGAGAGGCAAACCCTTGTTGCCCATTTCGCTGTCTTCTTGAGACCGCTTTCATTTTCTCAAAAAGTGGCCAGAGTGCCATGCACCCCGGCCAGGCTCATTTCAAGTTACCGGTTTTCACTACCGCGACCGCCGCCGTGGCTGTTTTGCCCGCCTTTACGGCCCGCCTCGGAGGCACGCTCACGGTCGTTGGCAAAGTTGCCGCCTGAGCTCTGCCCGCCTTTGCGACCTGCCTCCGACGCTTTCTCGCGATCATTGGCAAAATTGCCAGGATTGTTCTGAGCAGTACCACCTTGATGGCCACGATTGGTTTGGTTGTTAGCCATGATCTTTCACCTCATGTCGTCACACAGGAAAGTCTGTGTTCAACTCGGACGTCCTGGGGCGGGGTGTTTACTCAGTGGGTTTTGGCCAAGGCCGACGGGTTGCGCGAAAGAACCGGTGCAGGCGTGTGTGGCGTCCTTAAGCTTTGTTCGCGAACGTTTGGGAAAGATCAAGCTTGGCAGACGCCGACCTTCCACCCCCGTCGGCGTGGTTAAGCTGAGCGCAGAGCAGTTCCTGGAGCTGGGTTATTGGCCACGGCTTAGGAAGGAACTCCGCACCTGGCGGCAACACTCTCCCTGCAAATTCGTAGTATCCGCTCATGACAATGATGCGCGTCTGAGGTTTTTGCTGGCTTGCCATCCAGGCAAGATCAACCCCATTGAGTAAACCAGGCGTTTGTACATCCGTTATCAGCAGCGTCCAATCTTGCTTCCTCAACGCCTCATTACCGTCATCGGCAGTCGCCACCGCTGTCACCATGGCCCCCCATTCTTCCAGGTACAGGGTCAAAAGCTCTCGAATCATGGGTTCGTCCTCAACGATGAGAACAGTTGGGCGAATTATCTTCGCAGCGGAAAGCAGCTCTTTCATACGTGTACTCGGACATGCGGCTGCAGGAAGGGAGGGACATCCAGGTCTGCTTGCTTTCTTCCAGCAAGACGTAGCAGCGCGCCATCACTACGACATCGCCAGCGTTCAAAAAATTCACTTCAACTTGAGTCAGTGCCATCCATTCCCATCCGTGAGCGGATCTATAACGGGGGCGACCATCTGGACGCATCCATGCCGCTGACACCGCCCTACTGAACCTCTGCAATCTGCGTGACTCAACCCTCCATCAGCATATGAGGCCTCCTGATGCGAACACTCGAGAAAAACCTGTCTGCCGCCCAATTGCTGAAACTCAATTGTTTGGCGGTTTGATATCGGGTGCTTGAAGACAGGGCATTGCGCATGGACTCGCCTGACGATTATCACGAGGAATTGCTTCGCCAAGCCGATGAGATGGATCGTCGAGGGATTATCTGCTGGCAGGAATGGCGCGATCTTCGTCTGGAGGCTGACGCTGCTTACCTGAGAGCGGTAGCAGGGGAGGACTATCGCCCGGTTAAACCCAGGAGCTCGTCAGCAGAGTAGGGATCGAACGTGATCTCGCAATGAAACCACGCTCAATCCTCTGTAAGCAGACCTTCTCTATCTATCCCTGCGTCGTGAACGTGTGAGGGTAATACCCAAAAGGATTCCCAGCGCCGCTGCGCCGATCAGCAGGGGCGTTTTATCTTTTGACTTCCTCCAACCTCCGTCGATACCTCTCCTGCCACTTGGAGGCTCGAAGAGGTTGCCTGATGATGCTGCGGCTACGGGGCTGCGATTTATCCCCCAGCGCGTCAGCTTCCCTGACAACAGAGGCAGCCCTGGTATCAGGTAGCTGGCCAAATGCGCGATGCGCGCTGCAGCGCCAACGGTGGTGTGAGCCCGAGGCGAGATTGCGCATGCCACCATAGCCTTTGCCACCATCTCGGGATCGTATACGGGGCTTGGCGGTGTCAGCGTATGTCCGGTGTAGTTGCCACCGTCTCGGAAGCCAGGTGTGTCCATGACTGCTGGATAGATATCGCAGACATGGATGTTGGGATATCCAGTCAGCTCGCCTCGCAATGCCTCGGTCAGTCCACGCAAGCCGAATTTGCTCGCCGAATAAGCGGCGGCGTAGGGCTGGGCCACCCAGCTGCCCAGCGACAGCGTGTTGATCAGAATACCGCTGCCCTGTGCCTTGAAGAAGGGAAGGGCGACGTAGGCACCTCGCAGGTAACCGATCAGGTCAGTCTGGATGACCTGCTCGTGCGCCTCCAATGGCGTTTCTTCGAAATTGCCGACCGCGCCGACCCCGGCATTGTTGATCCAGATATCGATCCGTCCATGGCCAAATTCTGCAGCCTGCTCGGCGAGCGCTTGAACATGATCGTTGCGGGTGACGTCCGTCATAATCGCTATGGCGTCGGTACCGCAATCGGTGCATTCATCCAGGACGTCGAATAACGCCTCTTCGTCGCGTGCTGCGAGTACCAGGCGAGCACCTTTGCACGCAAAGGCGTGCGCAGCGGCGCGACCTATACCGCTTGAAGCGCCAGTGATCACCACGACTTTGCCGCGAAGCGGGCCCTTGATCGGGTAACTATCGCCAAGTGCTCCATCATTTGTGCCCGACGTACTGGCGTCAAAGTTAGCAAGGGTTTCGCTGGCCTCGACTCGGCAAAGTCCCAGAGCGGTGCCATCTACCAGGGTTAAAGTCAGCCCTTCGATGATTCCCGCCTCCCGGTTAGGAAACACGGGCTCACCTTCGGCATCCAGGCTGTCGTAGATGAATTGTGTGCCTTCAAGCCATCCCACGGCGGTGAGAAGCTCAGGGCCGAGATAATACTTCCCGTCTTGAAAGAAGCCGGGGAACTGATGAGCGCGCTCCACGTTTTCCACGCGATAGCGTTCGCCTGGTTTCATGCCTGTCGCTTGATCGATCATGTTGAAACCCCTGTAAGTGGAGCTCGGAAATGTCAGCCTTTGCTGTGCTCGTCGGAAGTGGGCCCAGTACCTCGCTTGATACCGCGTGGGCCAGCAACGCCCCAGATACCCAGGCCAACCAGCGGTAGGGCGACGATCAGCAGGGCCCAGGCCGCTTTGACTGCATCTGACTTGTCGCTCCGGAATACGCTGACGATGGCCCACAGATCGATGAGCAAGAGGATTGCCGCGACGGCAATCCAGGAGTAGCTGGCGATACCGTTCATGTGCTTGCCTCCTTTACACGAAGTCAGGGCCCAAGGTGCCCGCTGCCGCGCCTGGCACGAGGATGACCTTGCGGCAGTTGTCCTGCTTCTGATCGAACATCTTGTAGCCCATGGCCGCTTCTTCGAGGGCCAGGCGGTGGGTGACGATCAGCTCTGGTTGCAGGCGACCTGCTTCGATGTGTTCAAGAAGTTCAGGCAAGTATTTCTGCACATGGGTCTGGCCCATCTTGAAGGTGAGCCCCTTGTCGAAGGCATCGCCGAACATGAAGGCGTGGATGAAGCCGGCGTATACCCCCGGCACACTGACAACTCCGCCGCGACGCACTGCAGCAATGCTCTGGCGCAGCGCCTTGCCACTGCTGCCTTCGATCTTCAGCGCCGTCATCACCGTTTCGGCAGTGCTGCCTTTCGCCTCGAAACCGACCGCATCGATCACCGCATCGACGCCGCGCATGCCTGGCGTCTGGCGGATGATGCTGTCGGCGGGATCGTCGTCTTGCTCGAAGTTGATCGGTATGACCCCGTAGGCCTCTCGTGCGTAGGCCAGGCGATAATCGTTGTCGTCGACCATGAAGATGGTCTGAGCGCCGAGCATTCGCGCACAGGCGGCGCTCAGCAAGCCCACCGGCCCGGCGCCGTAGATCGCCACCGATGACCCTTGGCCTATTTCGGCATTGATGACCGCCTGCCAAGCGGTCGGCAGGATGTCCGAGAGGAACAGCACCTTGTCGTCGGCCAGCGCGGTGGGCACTTTGAACGGGCCGACGTTGCCCTTGGGCACCCTCACGTAATCCGCCTGGCCGCCAGGGATACCGCCATAGAGATGGCTATATCCAAACAGCGCGGCGCCTGGGGGAATTCCCTTCTTGTTGATGATCGCACCACGACCTGTGTTGGTGGTTTCACAGGCAGCGAACAGGTCGTGCTGGCAGAAGAAACAGCTGCCGCACGCGATCACGAAGGGAATCACTACGCGGTCGCCGATCTGCAGATTGGTGACGGCACTGCCAGTATCTTCGACGATGCCCATGAACTCATGGCCGAAGATATCACCCGCTTCGGTTTCTGGAATTTTGCCTCGATAAAGGTGCAGGTCAGAGCCGCAAATGGCTGTGGCGGTGACCCTGAGGATAATGTCGTCTTCCTGCTCAATGATGGGATCGGGGACGTTATCGACCCTGACGTCGTGTGCTCCGTGGTAGGTCAGTGCTCTCATAAGGTCAGCTCCTGCAGGCGTTTTCCGTGATAGGTATGCAGGGGAAGCCATGACAGATGGCAAAGTTCAGCCGAACAAGTCCGGTGGTACTTAAAACTCATTCGCGACGCCCACATTTCAAGCTGAACATTCCTGACCACACCGGTATCAGAACGATCTGAGCCCGTGCCACAAGAGCCAGGCCGATTAAACGAGGGGCGTGGCGATGGACGACACGATGTTGGCATACATGGTGTTCGCTGCCTCACATCCTGAGGCGCTTTCGCAGGTACAAGTGCTTACAGAAGCGGAGGCATTGGAGGCTGGCGAAGCACTCCCAGATCTGCGTGAAACCATGGCCGTACAGATCCTCAGTGCTGAAGCCAAGGCTCAGCGTAAAACCCTGGCCACGCTCGTTGAGGTGATTTTGGGCAAGGCCGTCATCGAGCCCGATGCGCCATCCACTAACCATGTCTCCAGCCTTGAGAAATACAACCGGATGCGAGATTTCGACGCGTCACCAGAGCCGTCTGGAAATCGTAAGCAGTCGAGCAGGAAGATTCAGGCCTTACAATTCTGCGTCCAGAAGCATGACGCCACACGGCTGCATTACGACTTCCGCTCGGAGCTCGATGGCACGTTGAAGAGTTGGGCGACCGTTACCGGCTGTCCGAAAAGCGTCGTTGTCGGAAATTGGCGCTCGCGTTGATGGGCTGCTCCGCTAAGGTCAGGTGATGTCTAAATGATACTAAAGTCATAGGATGGCTGACATGCGAATACGTGGTGATGTTTTCTGGAAGTGGGCTGACCCTGTGCTTCCCCATCGTAGCCATGATGAGACACTGGACAACGGAACGGTTATTGACGTACAGACGAGATTGTCGCGAACCGGGGCTACCCAGGTTTTTATCGGCGTCTATGCGGCCACTGGGATGCCACTCCACGAAGAAGCATTTGATGCTAGGCCAGGAGAATCGATGACCCGTGCACTGGCCTGGGGTGTAGGACGGGCCAGAAGGATTGCCAGTGATCCGCGCAGTAAAGTTGTTAATTATTAGCTCTGAAGACGTTGCCACACCTTTTCGTGGAAATAAAAGGCAACGGTATTACAAGCCGGCTCAATGATCGCAATCAGTCCGCCTGTCAATGCAGAGCCGGTGAGTAGGTAGGCGACGGTAAAGGCTATCGAGAAGTGTAAGACGCTAAAGCTCAACGTCTTCCATAGCGGCCCTTTAAGGCGGGAATGGCAGCAGTTGATATCGGAAAAGTCTTTCATATCGATTGGAGGCCCAACGGAAAGTAATGAGCCGTATCAACGCGATACGGCCTTTTCGAAATCAGCGTTTCGCTTCAACATCCGGAGTTGCAGAACGAGAAAGGAAGGCTTGTGTGATTTCTGGCAAATGCTCACCCAGCCATTTCGCCATGGCGATCTCTTCTTTGAGGATCGAACGGCACGCATCTGCCGTCAGCTCGTCGCCCGCGAATGTAGCCGCTTCTACGAGCACCGTGTAGGAAGCGATCTCTACGTTCTCGAACACGTAGCCAGCCATGGCGCCCTTGACCACTTCGTCGCTCATCGCCATGCCGCCAACAGCTTGGCCAAACGCCATGAGTTTGCCGGCCATGTCTTTCAGTTTCGATGTGCTTCCGCCAAGGCGCTCGATGCACTCCACTAGCCGACGCTGCTGTCCTTCGGTTTCTGCAATGTGCTGAACAATTCGCTCGCGAAGTTTGGGATAGTGCTCAAGTCGCTCTGCTTGCCCCTTCAGCATTGTCTCAGCTTGCTGTTCCATTGCGTGAGCATCACGCAGCCAATCCAGTAAGTTCTCGGTTGGAGTCGCCATGGTCAAATATCCTTTGTGAGGGAATTATTGGGAAACCGTCCTTTAGGAACTGTTCGTTTCAGACGATGAATGGTGTTGCGCACTAACTATTGGAGTCTATTTATTTTTATTTGCATGGAAAATCACTTTGAACTATTTCTGCGTGGCCGCCCGTCCTGAATGTTGAGCGTTGGTTAGCACGATGTAAGACGGAGCTCACTCCCAGCCATAGACGACGTTCACAAATAATTATGGGCGTTCGACTAGCCGCGAGGAGATAGCCATGTTTATCCATAACAAGCGCTTGCAATATACCGTGCGAGTAGCGCAGCCCAATCCAGGTCTGGCGAACCTGTTGCTCGAACAATTCGGTGGTGCTCAAGGTGAACTGGCGGCTGCTAGCCGTTATTTCACTCAAGCGTTGGCGGAAGACGATCCGGGGCGTAAAGACCTGCTCATGGACATCGCGACCGAGGAGCTCAGTCACCTGGAGATCGTCGGCTCCATCATCGTCATGCTCAACAAAGGGGCCAAAGGTCGCCTTGCAGAGGGCGTAGAAGAGGAGGGTGAGTTGTATCGAGCGATCAATGGTGCGGGCAACGACTCCCATATCACCAGCATCTTGTACGGTGCCGGCGCTCCGCTCACCAATTCGGCTGGCGTCCCTTGGAGCGCTGCCTATGTCGATACCATAGGCGAGCCAACAGCAGATTTTCGTTCGAACATCGCCGCTGAAGCGCGGGCCAAGATCGTCTACGAGCGTCTGATGAACGTGACTGATGACCCAGGCGTGAAAGAGGCGCTGGGCTTCCTCATGACGCGAGAGATCGCCCATCAGCTTTCCTTTGAGAAGGCGCTTCACGCCATTCAGCCGAACTTCCCCCAAGGCAAGCTCCCCGGCATGCCGGAGTTCACCAACAAGTATTTCAACATGTCCGGTGAGCCCAATGTGCGCGGCCCTTGGAACGAGGGCAGCGAGTGGGAGTACGTGGAAAATCCATCCGCAGCTGTTGATGGGGGAGATGGCACCGCTTCGGTGACGCTGACTCCTGCCGAGGCTGAAACGGTCGAGGCGATGAAGCTTCGGACGATGTCCGATCCAACCACCAACCCGGTCACCGGAGCGGATCTTGGCTCCGGCTTGATCAATGGCAAAGACTGAGCTGCCGGAGGCTTCATGAACACTCTGCGCAAGAAAGCCTCGCCACATCGCCTGGTTGGCGTTGAGCACCTCATGTGTCAAGCGTTGGCCGAATTTGAAGCTGAGTCCCGCTTGGCCTGTCGAGCTCTCCGTGTACGCATGGCCGTAATGACCTTCGGAGTCGGCTCGCTTCTACCGAACGACCTTCCCGGCGATGCGCCGGAAGTCGAGCGGCCAGAAACTTTTCTGAGTAACACCCTGCACTGATCACTACCGTCTAGGAGATAACCAATGGCTGCACGGAAAACTGTTGAAGACCTGTTTATCCACGAACTGTCTGACGTGTATAGCGCAGAGAAGCAGATCACCAAGGCGCTGCCTCGGTTGGCCAGGGCCGCCACCAATCCATTGTTGGCCGACGCCTTCACGTCCCACCTGGCCGAAACCCAGGGTCAGATCGAGCGCATCGACCAACTGGTGGAGTCGGCAGGCTTGAAGCTCAAGCGGATGAAGTGCGTTGCGATGGAGGGGCTGGTCGAGGAGAGCAAGGAGCTACTCGATGAAATCGAAAAAGGCGCGGTGCTCGATGCAGCGTTGATCGGGGCTTGCCAGAAGGTGGAGCACTACGAGATCGCCAGCTACGGAACGCTGATCGCCATGGCCAAGCACCTGGGAATGAAGGAAGCAGTGTCGTTGCTGGGCGATACCTTGGCCGAGGAAAAAGCAGCGGACGACAAGCTTTCTGCAATTGCTGAAGAAGGTGGCAACCAGGCGGCAACACTCGAAAAATGATGGCTGATGCCCGGTGCAGGATGCGCCGGGCTTGTACAGCGCTATCCATCCACCCAATTGGTGCATTCTCGACAACACTGTGTCAGGCGCTACGCTTCTGTGCAGTTTAGCGACGACGGTGCCTTGAAGTTGACGAACATCGCAGAGAGTCCACAATTTTGGGATCTGCATTAGCCGGCTTCAATGGCCCGCGACAAATTCAGCGACCTCGTCGTATTTCTAGCAGTGGCGCAGGAAAGACATTTTACCCGTGCGGCGGCCAAGCTTCGTGTTACACAGTCAGCGGTTAGTTACTCAGTGCGTCAACTGGAGTCCCGTCTGGGGGACAACTTGTTCAAAGGACGTTCTGATGCGGCTGCCGACGCAGCGGGCCAGTGAAGTCGGGCGCTTGCTACCGCATCAGTGGAGGCCTGCCGCTGCTTCATAGGCGGAGCTGAGCGAGCACATCCTCTGATGACATGACTTGGGCATATTCAGTGCCCAGTATGGCCAAGGCCAGCTCATAAACGGTTAAGGCGTCCCAACACGTTCCTTGCGGCCCGGTTACGGGTACAGCAGTCGTGGCATCCGCAGGAAGAATAATTTCGTACCCAAGCGCTTTCCCGGCCCGGATAGTGGCATCCATGCTGTTGTGAACCACAACGCCCGTCAAAACAATGCGTTTTACTTGCATATTTTTGAGAATGGCATCCAATTGGGTTCCTATGAATGCGCAGTTCTCATGCTTGATAATGACAATCTCGCCCTCTACCGGTGCCACTTCTTTCTTGATCCCATTCCAAGGGCCATGAACGTAATAGCTGGAGGTGGGATTTTCTTCATCATGCTTCACATGAAGGACAGGCCAGCCACTGGATCGCCAGTGCCAAAGAAGGCGTTGGATAACTGACAAATAGCCAGGGTGGCTTTTACCATTCCAAACAGGTTGATCGATAGCATCCTGAACATCGAGGATAATCAGGGGGATGCTAGGCGTATCCTTCATGCGAGGTCGTCTCCTTACGATGGAGGCT
Proteins encoded in this window:
- a CDS encoding sensor histidine kinase; the protein is MQQLPADETIRAALKKTHIRLHRQHELVVEFGVMSLKVTDLDVLLTHACEVVAEGMSTRFAKVLQPAEEGEGFILSHGVGWDASDIGQATVGADEASPAGYALATYRPVLSNHLGMEHRFRTPELLKKYGIERAINVPIRGVLSPFGVLEADSSDGDDFVESDLVFLEGISNVISMALERISAGADIPLPDPYSETLLNASPDWVEILTSSGEIEFMNETGLLFLATQLADVKGQRWQDLWPEESRSLVCEAMGKVSSGETARFEAYHPISADDPKWWDVTVAPILGVDGKVERMIAVSRDITERHQYEAQLLSLIEAQNSKQNRSDLYLEEIHHRVKNSLHLVNTLLLLQANLTPDAAVKLQLETAAGRVVTIATVHERLYQAAEEQELRARDYLTALLGDLGRALADRKIALEADDFVLPPERMAPLGLVISELITNALKYGKGDIEVAVKHAGDHALLTVRDEGDGFPDNYPKPTGTGLGMRLVKSYSGYGSAAVEVDRQDSKSCIHVRFKL
- a CDS encoding general stress protein — its product is MANNQTNRGHQGGTAQNNPGNFANDREKASEAGRKGGQSSGGNFANDRERASEAGRKGGQNSHGGGRGSENR
- a CDS encoding response regulator, encoding MKELLSAAKIIRPTVLIVEDEPMIRELLTLYLEEWGAMVTAVATADDGNEALRKQDWTLLITDVQTPGLLNGVDLAWMASQQKPQTRIIVMSGYYEFAGRVLPPGAEFLPKPWPITQLQELLCAQLNHADGGGRSASAKLDLSQTFANKA
- a CDS encoding SDR family oxidoreductase produces the protein MIDQATGMKPGERYRVENVERAHQFPGFFQDGKYYLGPELLTAVGWLEGTQFIYDSLDAEGEPVFPNREAGIIEGLTLTLVDGTALGLCRVEASETLANFDASTSGTNDGALGDSYPIKGPLRGKVVVITGASSGIGRAAAHAFACKGARLVLAARDEEALFDVLDECTDCGTDAIAIMTDVTRNDHVQALAEQAAEFGHGRIDIWINNAGVGAVGNFEETPLEAHEQVIQTDLIGYLRGAYVALPFFKAQGSGILINTLSLGSWVAQPYAAAYSASKFGLRGLTEALRGELTGYPNIHVCDIYPAVMDTPGFRDGGNYTGHTLTPPSPVYDPEMVAKAMVACAISPRAHTTVGAAARIAHLASYLIPGLPLLSGKLTRWGINRSPVAAASSGNLFEPPSGRRGIDGGWRKSKDKTPLLIGAAALGILLGITLTRSRRRDR
- a CDS encoding PLD nuclease N-terminal domain-containing protein, yielding MNGIASYSWIAVAAILLLIDLWAIVSVFRSDKSDAVKAAWALLIVALPLVGLGIWGVAGPRGIKRGTGPTSDEHSKG
- a CDS encoding zinc-dependent alcohol dehydrogenase, which gives rise to MRALTYHGAHDVRVDNVPDPIIEQEDDIILRVTATAICGSDLHLYRGKIPETEAGDIFGHEFMGIVEDTGSAVTNLQIGDRVVIPFVIACGSCFFCQHDLFAACETTNTGRGAIINKKGIPPGAALFGYSHLYGGIPGGQADYVRVPKGNVGPFKVPTALADDKVLFLSDILPTAWQAVINAEIGQGSSVAIYGAGPVGLLSAACARMLGAQTIFMVDDNDYRLAYAREAYGVIPINFEQDDDPADSIIRQTPGMRGVDAVIDAVGFEAKGSTAETVMTALKIEGSSGKALRQSIAAVRRGGVVSVPGVYAGFIHAFMFGDAFDKGLTFKMGQTHVQKYLPELLEHIEAGRLQPELIVTHRLALEEAAMGYKMFDQKQDNCRKVILVPGAAAGTLGPDFV
- a CDS encoding DUF2061 domain-containing protein yields the protein MKDFSDINCCHSRLKGPLWKTLSFSVLHFSIAFTVAYLLTGSALTGGLIAIIEPACNTVAFYFHEKVWQRLQS
- a CDS encoding ferritin-like domain-containing protein, which translates into the protein MATPTENLLDWLRDAHAMEQQAETMLKGQAERLEHYPKLRERIVQHIAETEGQQRRLVECIERLGGSTSKLKDMAGKLMAFGQAVGGMAMSDEVVKGAMAGYVFENVEIASYTVLVEAATFAGDELTADACRSILKEEIAMAKWLGEHLPEITQAFLSRSATPDVEAKR
- a CDS encoding manganese catalase family protein translates to MFIHNKRLQYTVRVAQPNPGLANLLLEQFGGAQGELAAASRYFTQALAEDDPGRKDLLMDIATEELSHLEIVGSIIVMLNKGAKGRLAEGVEEEGELYRAINGAGNDSHITSILYGAGAPLTNSAGVPWSAAYVDTIGEPTADFRSNIAAEARAKIVYERLMNVTDDPGVKEALGFLMTREIAHQLSFEKALHAIQPNFPQGKLPGMPEFTNKYFNMSGEPNVRGPWNEGSEWEYVENPSAAVDGGDGTASVTLTPAEAETVEAMKLRTMSDPTTNPVTGADLGSGLINGKD
- a CDS encoding ferritin-like domain-containing protein, which encodes MAARKTVEDLFIHELSDVYSAEKQITKALPRLARAATNPLLADAFTSHLAETQGQIERIDQLVESAGLKLKRMKCVAMEGLVEESKELLDEIEKGAVLDAALIGACQKVEHYEIASYGTLIAMAKHLGMKEAVSLLGDTLAEEKAADDKLSAIAEEGGNQAATLEK
- a CDS encoding helix-turn-helix domain-containing protein, which produces MARDKFSDLVVFLAVAQERHFTRAAAKLRVTQSAVSYSVRQLESRLGDNLFKGRSDAAADAAGQ
- a CDS encoding isochorismatase family protein translates to MKDTPSIPLIILDVQDAIDQPVWNGKSHPGYLSVIQRLLWHWRSSGWPVLHVKHDEENPTSSYYVHGPWNGIKKEVAPVEGEIVIIKHENCAFIGTQLDAILKNMQVKRIVLTGVVVHNSMDATIRAGKALGYEIILPADATTAVPVTGPQGTCWDALTVYELALAILGTEYAQVMSSEDVLAQLRL